The genomic region AAGTTCATAATGATACCTTCGCTTATCAAGAACCAATTCTTATAGGGGCAATATGCAATGGAAAGTATTATGGAGGTGGCTTCAATATATGTCCTGATGCATTGTTGGATGATGGTTATTTTGATATTACCCTAATTAAAGGAATACATCGTCTTTCTGTTCCTAGACATTTGTTTTTAATAGCGATTGGTAAATTAAATAAATCAAACAGTGTAACAATGACAAAACAAAAGGAAATTATTGTACACTCAAAAAGTGAAGTGAATATGGATGGAGAAGTATATCCTGCTGGGGAATATCATCTTACGTTGATTCCTAAGGGCATCTATATTGTAAAAGGATAAATAAATGAAAAATAGAAGTCAATTAGTATTAGAATGGTACTGTATTCATCAAAGAATTCTCCCTTGGAGAGAAAATAAAAATCCTTATTATATATGGATTAGTGAAATTATGTTACAACAAACAAAAGTTGAAACAGTAAAACCATATTTCAAACGCTTTATACAACAATTACCTACCTTACTAGATTTAGCGAATTGTCATGAAGATGATTTGATGAAATTATGGCAAGGCTTAGGATATTATCGAAGAGTTCTTAATATGCAAAAAGCTGCAATCTTATGTGTAAAAGAATATGATGGTAAATTACCAAACAATTATCAACAATTATTAACGTTACCTGGCATTGGAAATTATACAGCCGGAGCTATTGCATCTATTGCATATAATGAAGAAGTATATGCAATTGATGGAAATGTCTTGCGTATTTATAGTCGATTACATGATCTTCATGAAGACATAATGGCATTAAAAACAAAGAAAATAATTGAACAATATGTAAGTGAAGACATGAATAATCAAATGGGAGATTATAATCAAGCTTTAATGGACATTGGGGCAACTATTTGTACACCACTATCACCTAAATGTAAGGACTGTCCTATATCTTCTACATGTCTTGCATATAAACAAAATACAGTTCAATTATTGCCAATAAAAAAGCGAAAAAAGAAAGCTAGTGAACATACTTATACTATTATTATCCATCAATATAAAGATAAGGTTTTATTACATCGCCGTGATAAAGATGGATTACTTGCTAATCTTTATGAATTTGAAACCATTAAAGAAGAGATGGTATTAAGTGAGCCATATATTTCTTTAGGAAGTTATAAACATATATTTAGTCACCAAATATGGAATATGCAAGGATATTTAGTAGAACATGATTATGAAATAGAAAAAGAAGATTTCTTTTGGGTAACTTATCAAGAGATGATAGATAAATATAGTATACCTGGAGCTTTTTTACCATTTGTTCAAAGAATAACAGAAAGAAGAGAAAAACATGCTACCTAAAATAAGAAAAGCAATGAAAGAATTTTTAAGTCAAGAGGGATCTTTGCATCGTTCTTCTTTAAGTTATAGTTTTTTATTAGCTATTTTTCCTGCATTAATCGTTATTATTATACTTTTTCAAAATGAGTTATTGGATATTGAAAGAGTATCTACATTTATGTATCATTATTTACCTCAAGATATTATGGAACCTTTTATAGAATATATTTTAGATGCTGATTATTCAAATATATATACTGTTATTGTTACCTTAGGAACTACTATTTTTCTAGCAAGTCGTAGTTTTTATACATTTATGTTAATTAGTGCAAATAAAGAAAAGTTTGTTACTCGTTCTTTTATTATTCGTATAAAAGCTATTTTATTGTTTTTAGGGTTTATTATTTCTATCGGGCTTATGGGACTGTTTGCCCATCTTTTCCCTTTTTATCAATCGATACATTTAGTGATAATGATATTTATTGTTTTCTATTTATTTTATCGCATGTTATCTTTTGAAGTTAGACCAATTCAATATGGTTTAGTAGGGGCTGTTTTTACAACGATAGGAGTTGTTTGTATTGGAGCATTATTTCTAACGATTGTACAGGCAGTAAGTAGATATCAAACATTATATGGACCACTAGCAAGTATTCTTATTATGATGTTATCGATTCATGTTATTTCAGGAACTATTTATTTTGGATATTGTTTAAATCATGCTTATGATTTTCATTATAAAGAACATCAATTTAAAAACAAACATATGTATGATAAATTAGAACAGTATTATCAAAAAGTAAGATCATTGGTTAAAAGATAAAAGTAAGAACATACTAATAACGGTGATAAAATGAAAAAGAACAGTTATTGGTATCAAAATATAAAGAAAGAAAACTTTTCTAGCATCTCAGATGATTTATATATTGATATTCTTATTATTGGTGGTGGGATAACCGGTATATTATTAGCTTATTATTTAAAGGATAGTCCTTTTCGAATAGTAGTAATAGAAAAAAATGAATTTGGTAGTGATATGACAGGAAGTAGCACAGGAAAACTATCGGTGTTACAAGGATTGATTTATCAAGAGATTTCTAGTAAGTATCAAGAACAAGATGCTTTGCTTTATTATCAAAGTCATCTAGATGCTCTTTTACAAGCAAAAACTATTATTGAAAAAGAACATATTGAATGTGATTTTCAACAATTAGATCATTTTATTTATACAAACGAAAAGCAAAATATAGCTAAAATAGAAAAAGAAAAAGCATTCTTTATAAAAAATAATATACCAATCCTAACGAATCTACCTAAAGATTTAAAAGCATTGTGTGGTTTTGGCCTATCCAATCAAGCATGTTTTCATCCCCTAAAATACATTTATGCTTTAATTAATATTTGTCAAAAACATGGAATAGAGTTTTATGAAAAAACTTGTGCATATTCAATCAAACAAGAAAATCTTATGCAAGAAATAGTAGTAAATAATCATAAAGTTAGTGCCACGCATACCATTGTTGCCTCTAGATATCCATTAAACATAGGCTTTCATACTCTAACCCCAATGTTAAATCAATCAATTACTTACTTAAGTACCAGTAAATCAAAACAAATTAATTATCAATCAAATTGTATAGATGATAATGCACTAACGAAACGTCCTATTCATAATGGTTTATTAGTAGGTGGTTTTGGACATGATGTGGGTGATAAAGAAAAAATGAATCAAGATATTCAAAAGCAATTACAGATGTTTCATAAAGAAGATATCGATGTTTTTTGGTCAGGACAAGATTGTATGAGCGGTCGAATTCTTCCTTATATTGGTTACTATTTTCACCAAGAAAGCTACTGTTATGTGGCTACAGGATTTAACAAATGGGGGATGACCTCCAGCCATCTGGCTGCTAAACTAATTAGTGATCTTATCTTACATAAGAAAAACAGATATCTTTCATTATATAATCCCTTACATCATCGTCATAGTTTAACCAAACAATCTTTAAAAAGATTAATTCGTCATAGTTATTTAGGATATATAAACTATCGTTTTGTAACAACAAAACAAGACCATCAATTAATTGATGGAAAAGTAGGTTGGTATAATGGAAAATATTTTGGTCTTGCATTTGATGAACAAAAATGTTTATATAAGATAAACCCTATTTGTTCGCACTTAAAAGGAATGTTAACTTTTAATTGCATTGATCGCACATGGGATTGTATTTGCCATGGCTCTAGATTTCATATTGATGGTTCCGTTTACAAGGGGCCTAGTCAGGAAAACTTAGAAGTTTATTCAAAGGAAGGGGAAGACATGAAAATAACATATATTACATTAGATCAAATTGACTTTCAAGAAGTAGACTATCGAACTAGTTTATATGAATCAGTAAAAAGAAAAGGTATTACAATACCTATAAAAGCAAGTATTATTCATAATCGATATTATTGTAAAGATGGAAATAAACGCTTATCTATCATCAAACGACTTAAAAAAGAAGGAATTGATAAAAAGATAGCAGTAATTGCAACCAATGATGGTAGTACACGTTCAAGTGAATGTTGGAATCCAAGAAATACACACTAACTGTAGCAATGCTACAGTTATTTTTTTAAAATAAATGTGACCAAAATAAAAATAGAAACGTGTTATAAGTGAGGAGGTTTCGTTATGCAACAAAATAGAGATTCTAACATTTCTGTACTTTATGATAAATATGCAGATATGTTATATAGAATTTCTCGTTCTATATTACTTTCAAATGAAGATGCACAAGATACAATCCAAGAAGTTTTTACTATCTATATTACTAAATTACCAACTCATAAAGATGAAGAACATGAAAAAGCCTGGTTTATTAAGGTAACAATCAATAAGTGTAGAGACTTGCAAAGAAAAAGAAAACTGCGTAGTTATGTTAGTTTAGATAGTGTTCTTGAACCAGTATGGGAAGAAGTAAAAACGGATTCAATTTATGATGATGTTATTACCCTTCCAGAAAAATATAAAATAGTAATACTTTTACATTACTATGAATCAATGAGTGTTTTAGAAATAGCGAAAACATTGCATGTATCGCCATCATCAATAAAAATGCGATTACTTCGGGGTCGTAACTTATTAAAAGAAAAACTAAAAGCAAAGGAGAAGGAAAATGATTGATAAAAAATCAAAAGAAGCATATGATGCTATTCATTTAGACGAATCATTTAAATATAAAATCGAATCTTTAGAAGCAAAACAATCAAATTCTTACTTATATTCCAAAAGATTAGCTTTTGTCTTTGTTCTTTTATTATGTTGCACTACCATCCTAGTTCATCAAACAAACAATACAGCCCCTATTCTTACTCAAGTATTGGATAGCAGTGGGGAGATAAGAACGATTTCTAATGAAATACAAGTTGAATTTTATTTAGAAATAACAGATGTTGTTAGTCTTAGTGTTAGTGATGGATATATTATGGATGAAGTTGGGAATGAAGTAGTTGATTTGAAAGAAAGTAATATCTTAAAATGGACAATTGATGGATATGAATATACGGAATCTTTCTACTTATTTGTTCAATATGATAATCAAACAGATAAGTATATGTTAAGTCAAAATGAGAATTTTGAATGGATTATAGAAAGAGGAAATGAATGAAAAAATTAGTAAAAGGTTTAATGGCATTTGTATTAATGGTTACTTTAGTTGGTTGTGGAAATCAAGGAGTAGCAGGACCTAGTGGTTCCTTAGAAGAAATAGTAGAGTCTATGTATGAACAAAAACCGGTAGAATTTGCAGTTGGAACAGTTCCTATGGACATTATGAATGATAATGCAATGTTATTATCTTATACAGGTTTAGCTAGTAATGAACTTATTGAAGAGGTATTAGTTTCAGAGTCGATGATGGGTTCTCAAGCTTATTCTATCGTATTAGTAAGAGTAAAAGATGCTAGTGATACAGCCAGTGTAGCCGAAGAAATGAAAGCAGGAATTGATCCAAGAAAGTGGATTTGTGTTGAAGCAGATGATATGCAAGTCGTAGCAGCAAATGATGTTGTTTTATTAGCGATGATGTCTAGTGAGTTTAGTGAGATGATTACTTCTCAAGATTTTGTAGATATGTTTCGTGAATTAAGCGGTGGATTAGACATCGAATTATAATAGAGATAATAGCAGCCTTTTGGCTGCTATTTTAGAGGTGAAAAATGTTATTTTCTAGTATCACTTTTTTATATTATTTTATGCCAATTATGTTTGGTATTTATTATTTATTGCCTCATAAGTATAAGAATTGTTTTTTATTGGTTGCTAGTTTGTTTTTTTATGGATGGCAGGAACCTAAATATCTTTTTATTATGTTGTTTTCTATTGTTAATTCTTACTATTTTGGATTACTTATTGAAAAGAATAAGAATATCTTTTATAGAAAGGTTGTTTTAGTGATTTCTTGTATTTCTAGTTTAGGATTATTAATATATTTTAAATATATTCATTTCATTGTAGAACAACTTATTTTATTTTTTAAATTAGAAATACCTTTATTACAAGTAGCACTCCCTGTAGGAATTAGCTTTTTTACGTTTCAAACAATAAGTTATACAATCGATGTTTATCGTCAAGATGTCAAAGCATCGAAAAGTCTTATTAATTATGCAACCTATGTAAGTATGTTTCCTCAATTAATTGCTGGACCAATTGTTCGATATGAAAATATAGAAGTGTTATTAAAAAATAGAAATATTTTTATTTCTCAAATATATGATGGAGTTTGTCGTTTTTTAATCGGTTTAGCTAAAAAAGTTATAATCGCTAATAACTTAGCTTTATTATGTCAAAACGTCATTGTTTTAGATCATAGTAGTGTTTTAATGTATTGGTTATATGCAATCGGTTTTAGTTTACAAATATATTTTGATTTTTCAGGTTATAGTGATATGGCAATAGGGTTAGGTAAGATGTTGGGCTTTGAGTTTTTAGAAAACTTCAAATATCCTTTTGTTTCAAGTAGTATTACTGAATTTTGGAGAAGATGGCATATTTCTTTAGGGAATTGGTTTCGTGATTATGTATATATTCCTTTAGGTGGAAATCGTCATGGAATCAAAAAAACATTATTTCATATTGTATTAGTATGGGCTTTAACAGGATTGTGGCATGGAGCAGCCTATCAGTTTATTTTATGGGGAATAATGTTTGCAGTTTTATTGATTTTTGAAAAGTTATTTTTATTGGAATATTTAGAAAAAATACCGAGATGGATGGGAAGAATATATACTTTGTTCTTTGTTTCCATTAGTTTTGTTATCTTTAATGCTAGTGATATTGGACAAGCATTTCTATATATAAAGGGGATGTTTTCATTTGGAATGATACCATTTGTTAACGAAGTTTCTCTTTATTATTTATCTAGTTATTTTTATATTATTATTATTGCAATGGTGGGAGCAACCCCTTTGGTAAGTAGTATCACTGTTTCTATAACAAAGAGATTTAAGTTATATTGGTTAGAACCATTGGTATTATTCATGTTATTAATAGGATGTACTGCTTATTTAGTAGATAGTTCTTTTAATCCATTTTTATATTTTAGATTTTAAGGAGTCATTATGAAAAAAAACATAAAAAAAAGAAATCTAACCATCACTTTACTTGTTTGGTCACTATTAAGTATATGTAATGTTCTCTATCCAACAATCAATATATCACTGCAAGAACGTAGGTTACTAAAAACCTTTCCAAATTTATCATTATCTACTATTTTATCAGGTAACTTTATGGATAGCTTTGAAAACTATGCAACTGATCAGTTTATTTATAGAGACACTTTTAGAATGATAAAAGCAAATATTAATTTTAATATATTACAAGTAAATGATAATAATGGTTATATTTATGATCAAGGATATCTTCATAAAATGAATTATCCAACAAATAATGCTTCTATTTATTATGCTACTAACTTATTTACTACTATTTATAATTCATATTTAGAAGATAGTGATGTTCAAATATATAGTAGTGTTATTTATGATAAAGGTTATTATATGAGTGATGATTATTTAAAAATGGAATATCAGCAGTGTAGTGATCAAATAAAAGAATGGATGAGTTATAGTGAATATATTGAGATTAATACTTTTTTAGAGTTATCAGATTACTATTATACAGATAGTCATTGGAAACAAGAAAATATAGTAGATCTAGCAAATTATTTATTATCTTCGATGGATAGTTTAGAATATCATCACTATAACCAAACTTCATTAGGGGAGTTTAATGGAGTCTATTATGGCCAAATAGGATTACAGCAAGGAGAAGATGAATTAATTTACTTATCTAATGATATCTTAGATGAATGTGTAGTTCAAAATATAGAATCAAGTAGTTCTACTACCATATATGATAAAGAAAAATTACAAGGTCTTGATGCATATGATTTCTATTTATCAGGGGCTAGCCCTTTGATAGAAATAGATAATCCAAATGCAACGAGTCAAAAAGAATTAGTTATCTTTCGAGATTCTTTTACAAGTAGCTTAGCTCCATTATTAATCCAATCTTATCAAAAAATAACCTTAATAGACTTACGTTATATGAATAGTAATACACTTGATCATTATATTACTTTTGATAATCAAGATGTACTATTTATTTATAGCACCTTAGTCTTAAATGATAGTGCAACATTAAAATAGAGGCATATTTAATTATGCCTCTATTTCTTATAATTTTTGTTTTGCAATAGTTTGTAATTCACTAGATAACTCAATAAGTTCCATTACTTGTAATGACGATTCTTCTGGTAATGCTGCTAAAATTGTTTCAATCTGTTGTTTTCTTTTTTCTCTATTTTCAATAAATTGTTGATAAAGTTCCATTAAATGTTCTTGATCATCATAGAGAGGTAATAGTAATTGTTTAATTTCTTGAATAGATAATCCGTTTTTTAAATAATATACTAATAACATTTGGACTATTTGATGTTTCGTATAAGTCTTACCTTTTACTCGATCAATTAAATCTTCTTTACTATAGTTGTTAATCATTGTTTTTGTTAGAATTTTATCATCTGGAGATTGTTTGTGATTTTGAAGCTTATCATCTAACAAATGAATGATTTGATCCATATATAATGGAATATCTGGTATTTCTTCTAAAGTTAGTATGTCTTTCATTTATATCACCTCAACTTCATTGTATCACTAATCTTGAATATTACAAGTTATAGTTGACAATAACAGTTAATATAATATAATAAATACATAAAGTAGTATTAGATACTACATAAGGAGGTTAACTATGAAATCATGTAATGCAATGGATCCGATAAGTTTTTTAACGCACTTTTGTGCTGGGATTGGATCAATAGTAGTCACTATTATTTTTGCTTTGAAGGCATTTTTAGGAGCAACTAGTATTGAGATAGGAATTGGTGCTTTGGTTTTTGGTTGTAGTGCCACTTGTTTATATTTTACAAGTAGTCTTTATCATTACTATCAAGGAGAAGCTACAAATACAATCAAATTATTTTTAAGAAAATTAGATCATGGGATGATTTATATCTTTATTGCAGGTTCCTATACACCTTTTATTATTGCTTATTTAAATGATGATAAAAGATTAGTGTTTGGTCTATTTATTTGGGGGATTGCATTATTAGGTGTTTTATTAAAGGTTTTTTGGTTGGATATGCCAAGGGTTGTTTATACTTCTTTTTATTTATTGATGGGATGGCTTATTGTTTTTGATCTTCCTAGTTTTATGTTAATGGATAAGGGATGTTTTATGTTAATGGCTTTAGGTGGTATTAGTTATACGGTAGGAGCTTTGATTTATATATTAAAAAAACCAAATTTAGGGAATATGTTTGGTTTTCATGAGATATTTCATGTTTTTATTATGATTGGTACATTCTTTCAATTTTTAGCTGTTTACTTTTTTGTGTTATAGAAATAGTTTGGAAAATAGGATGATTTGTTGTATAATTCACAATAGGTAGGTGAATGTATGAAAAAATTTGTAATTGATAAAAAAAGTATTGTTTTCTATCTTATTTCAATAATAGGTATCTTGGTGGTAGATCAACTAACAAAAGTGATCGTAGAAGCTTCTATGCAACTAGCAAGTTCTCATACTATTATTGATAAATTCTTCTACTTTACATATGCACAAAATAAAGGTGCAGCTTGGAGTATGTTAGAAGGTCATGTTTCATTATTTATTTTAATTGGCTTTGTAGCAGGAATAGGGATGATATTTTATTTTTTAAAAACAAAAGAAAATGAGATATTAACACGTTTTGGACTAGTTTTAGCTTTTGCTGGGATGATTGGGAATGTGATAGATAGAGTTCGTTTAGGTTATGTTGTGGATTTTATTGATTTTATTATTTTGGGATATGATTTTCCTATTTTTAATGTTGCAGATATGGCATTGGTAATAGGGTTAGGATTAGTTATATTAGAAGTGTTATTGGAAGGAAGAAATAATGGATAAAATTATTATTGAAATTGAAGAAGAATTAGGACGTATGGACAAAGTGATTGCTGAATATTTAGAAGATATGTCTCGTACGCAAATCCAAGATTGGATTGGAAATGGCCATGTTATTGTAAATGGTAAAGTAGAAAAAGCAAGTTATAAGGTAAAGGTTAGTGATGTTATTGAAATTGATATTCCAGAACCGGAACCAATGGATGTAGAAGCACAAGATATTCCGTTAGATGTTGTATATGAAGATAGCGATGTTATTGTTGTTAATAAACCAACAGGGATGATTGTTCATCCTTCAGCGGGTGTTATCAAAGATACGTTAGTGAATGCTTTATTATATCATTGTGATGATTTATCAGGTATTAATGGAGTAATGAGACCTGGTATTGTACACCGTATTGATAAAGAAACTAGTGGATTAATTGTAGTGGCTAAAAATGATAACGCTCATCGTGTTTTATCAGAACAATTAAAAGATCATACGATGACTAGAAGATACATGGCTTTAGTACATGGATCAATTCCTCATGAGCATGGTAAAATTGATGCTCCAATAGGAAGAGATAATAAAGATCGTCAAAAAATGGCTGTTACAAAAGCAAATAGTAAAGAAGCAGTAACTAATTTCCGTGTTATTGCAAGATATAAAGATATGTCTTTAGTAGAATGTCGTTTAGAAACAGGTAGAACACATCAAATTCGTGTTCATTTAAATTATATTGGATATCCAGTATTTGGAGATCCTAAATATGGTCATCGTCGTGATGATGTTTCTAATGGACAATTCTTACATGCTAAGATATTAGGGTTTATTCACCCTACAACAAATGAATATATGGAGTTTGATAGTGAATTACCAGATTTTTTTGAAAGTAAATTGGAGGAACTGGAGGGGTTATAATGAGTACTGTCATTAGTTGGGATGAATATTTTATGTCGGTAGCAAAATTATCGGCTTATCGTTCGAAAGATCCTAATACGCAAGTAGGTTGTTGTATTGTAAATGCATCAAATAAAATAGTAGGGGTTGGTTATAATGGACTTCCATGGGGTTGTGAGGATGATGAGTATCCTTGGCAAGAACGTGATGGTCAATTGCAAGAAACAAAATATCCTTATGTTGTTCATGCTGAATTAAACGCTATTTTAAACAGTACTACCTCTTTAAGTGGTTGTAGACTATATGTTTCCTTGTTCCCTTGTCATGAATGTGTCAAAGCTATTATTCAATCAGGTATTGTAGAAATAGTATTTGAAGATGATAAGTATAATGGAACAGATAGTGATATTGCGGCTAAAAGAATGCTTGCAAGCTCTAAAGTTACCTATCGAAAAATAAAAACACCAGGTATAAAACTAGAAATGTAATGTTTCTGGTTTTTTGTTTTGGGTAAAATAAAAGTAGGAATAGAATTCCTACTTGCTTAGTGCTTCTTTTACACGTTTATAACTAGTTAGATTATTTTTAGTAACTTTTACCAAAATATTCATACCGTATTTTTTTGCTAATTCAATTGCTACTTGTTCACTAGTAGCACTAGTACCACGAGGGATTTTAATCTTTAAACTTTTTTGCATATTAGCTAAGTATTGTAAACAAGCATATCTAGATAAAATACCTGCACAAATAATACCAATATGACGTGTTTCCCCTTTGGGGTCAAATGTTAGATCTTTTACAACGATTACTTCTCCTTTTAAATAATTAAAATATGTTTTAGGAGAAACAAACTGACTAATTGCTTTACATGCAACAGGTAATTGTAATTTCTGCATTACATTCGTAATTGCTTGATTATATAATTTTGCCTTAATTGTTGCTAAGTTATTTCCTTCGCTAGCCATTTGATTATAATGAGAATTATCTAACATCAATAAACTATAAATAACACGATCTTTTATTTCTCTAGCCAATGTAATAATTTCTTGATCTGTACAATCTTTTGAATCTTTTAACCCGATGCTCATTAGCCAATCGAAATCCCTTTCGTCAACATAACAAGAAACAACACAAAGAGGGCCAAAAAAATCACCAGAACCTGATTCCTCACAACCAATATGGCTATGAGAATAAAAATAACTATTATTTGAACTCTGATCAGTTACTGGAGAATATTTTAAATTGTCAGAAGCAAGAGGAAAATTGAAAATAGATTTATTTAACAATGGTATCCCTCCTTAATCTACTATTAATATTATAGCACGTTGTAAAGAATTTTGACAGTATAAATTACTTTTGTTAAGATAGAAAAGGGTGAAAATATGGAAAATTTTAGAAATTTAGTAACGATTGATTATATTTTATTAGCTATAATCATGTTTTTTGCAATTTCCGGTTTAAAAAAAGGATTTGTTTTATGTATATATAATTTTTGTTGTACCCTGTTTTGTCTAGTCTTTGCGTATGTTTGTTGTAATACAAACAATGGTTTTTTAAGTATTTTAGAGAATAACGAGATTATTAGACAATTTGAAGGATTCACAAAAACACTTATTTTATTTATCATTTTCTTTGTGATCTTATCACTTTTAACAAAAGTGATAAGTATCGTAGTTAGACCAATAATAGATGGAATAGTAAAACATGTTATTATTATTAAACAATTAAATCAAATATTAGGTTTATTAATAGGGACAGTCCGTGGTATTATTTATGCATATATGATAGTGATAGTTTTGTTATTACAAAACTCGCAAGTCATACAAGATAGTGTAGTAACAAATATGGTAATAGAATTAGTGCCTCTCTATGGTGAGGTATTATTAGAGATGTTAGGATAAGGATGAAAGTTATGAATAAAGTGTATAAGACATTAGAATTTGATCAAATAAAGAACTTAGTGCAAGGATATTGTGTTAGTGAACAAGGAAAACAACATATAGCATCATTGTGTCCATTTGATAATAAAGATGAATTAGAAGAACAATTCTTATTTCTAAAAGATGCAATGAACTTAATAAGATTATATGGTCGTTTCCCACTTAGTTCTTTTTATTCTATTACTACTTCTTTAGAAGTTACTAAAAAAGAGGGTACTTTAAGTGGTGATAAAGTAAATGGAATACGCTATCAATTACAAAATATTAGCGAATTAAAAAGTTTTGTAGAAGATAAAGAAAATCAGTCTACTGTGTTAGTTAAATATATACAAGAGACATACTGTCCTACTACTTTATATCAAATGATTATCAAATGTATCGATTCTAACGGTGTAGTGCAAGATAATGCATCTAGTGAACTAAGATCAATTCGTCGCTCTATTCAGGCTTATGAAGCAAATATACGTACTAAAATAACAGAATTACAAGCAAAGTATCGAGACTACTTATCACAAGAAACAACTTCTATTCGTAATGATCACTATGTACTTC from Tannockella kyphosi harbors:
- a CDS encoding CvpA family protein, with the translated sequence MENFRNLVTIDYILLAIIMFFAISGLKKGFVLCIYNFCCTLFCLVFAYVCCNTNNGFLSILENNEIIRQFEGFTKTLILFIIFFVILSLLTKVISIVVRPIIDGIVKHVIIIKQLNQILGLLIGTVRGIIYAYMIVIVLLLQNSQVIQDSVVTNMVIELVPLYGEVLLEMLG
- the rnhC gene encoding ribonuclease HIII, whose protein sequence is MLNKSIFNFPLASDNLKYSPVTDQSSNNSYFYSHSHIGCEESGSGDFFGPLCVVSCYVDERDFDWLMSIGLKDSKDCTDQEIITLAREIKDRVIYSLLMLDNSHYNQMASEGNNLATIKAKLYNQAITNVMQKLQLPVACKAISQFVSPKTYFNYLKGEVIVVKDLTFDPKGETRHIGIICAGILSRYACLQYLANMQKSLKIKIPRGTSATSEQVAIELAKKYGMNILVKVTKNNLTSYKRVKEALSK
- the trhA gene encoding PAQR family membrane homeostasis protein TrhA, with the protein product MKSCNAMDPISFLTHFCAGIGSIVVTIIFALKAFLGATSIEIGIGALVFGCSATCLYFTSSLYHYYQGEATNTIKLFLRKLDHGMIYIFIAGSYTPFIIAYLNDDKRLVFGLFIWGIALLGVLLKVFWLDMPRVVYTSFYLLMGWLIVFDLPSFMLMDKGCFMLMALGGISYTVGALIYILKKPNLGNMFGFHEIFHVFIMIGTFFQFLAVYFFVL
- a CDS encoding deoxycytidylate deaminase; the encoded protein is MSTVISWDEYFMSVAKLSAYRSKDPNTQVGCCIVNASNKIVGVGYNGLPWGCEDDEYPWQERDGQLQETKYPYVVHAELNAILNSTTSLSGCRLYVSLFPCHECVKAIIQSGIVEIVFEDDKYNGTDSDIAAKRMLASSKVTYRKIKTPGIKLEM
- the lspA gene encoding signal peptidase II — protein: MKKFVIDKKSIVFYLISIIGILVVDQLTKVIVEASMQLASSHTIIDKFFYFTYAQNKGAAWSMLEGHVSLFILIGFVAGIGMIFYFLKTKENEILTRFGLVLAFAGMIGNVIDRVRLGYVVDFIDFIILGYDFPIFNVADMALVIGLGLVILEVLLEGRNNG
- a CDS encoding RluA family pseudouridine synthase, with amino-acid sequence MDKIIIEIEEELGRMDKVIAEYLEDMSRTQIQDWIGNGHVIVNGKVEKASYKVKVSDVIEIDIPEPEPMDVEAQDIPLDVVYEDSDVIVVNKPTGMIVHPSAGVIKDTLVNALLYHCDDLSGINGVMRPGIVHRIDKETSGLIVVAKNDNAHRVLSEQLKDHTMTRRYMALVHGSIPHEHGKIDAPIGRDNKDRQKMAVTKANSKEAVTNFRVIARYKDMSLVECRLETGRTHQIRVHLNYIGYPVFGDPKYGHRRDDVSNGQFLHAKILGFIHPTTNEYMEFDSELPDFFESKLEELEGL